A stretch of Deferribacter autotrophicus DNA encodes these proteins:
- the ccoO gene encoding cytochrome-c oxidase, cbb3-type subunit II: MEKKSIYSKPVIFSIVAAVAVLIGTFVTMFLPMFTEQMHPKLINLKPYTALQLAGRDIYQREGCVNCHTQTVRPLKAEVLRYGDYSKAGEFAYDRPFLWGSKRTGPDLARIGGKYPDEWHYQHLANPQAFFPQSNMPKYDFLANRKIDAKEVEKHMKALGFPYSKKEIEQLKDMTEMDALVAYLQTIGTAVAKKNIVTFDESMVEETSPLAGVPDAIKEGKKLYMRECAGCHGQNAEGNIGGSLRDYAEAEMPDKDTFLTVANGIEEAMPGFANKLTKKQIWSLVEFIKSLKPKN; the protein is encoded by the coding sequence ATGGAAAAAAAGAGTATATACAGCAAACCAGTAATTTTTTCTATTGTGGCAGCTGTTGCTGTTTTGATAGGTACTTTTGTAACCATGTTTTTACCCATGTTCACAGAACAGATGCACCCAAAACTAATAAATTTAAAACCATACACAGCATTGCAGTTAGCCGGTAGAGACATCTACCAAAGAGAAGGCTGTGTAAACTGTCATACCCAAACAGTTAGACCTCTTAAAGCAGAAGTATTAAGATACGGAGATTACTCTAAAGCTGGTGAGTTTGCTTATGATAGACCATTCTTATGGGGCTCTAAAAGGACAGGTCCAGATTTGGCAAGAATAGGTGGTAAATATCCTGATGAATGGCACTATCAGCATCTGGCAAATCCTCAGGCATTTTTTCCACAATCAAATATGCCAAAATATGACTTTCTGGCAAATAGGAAAATTGATGCTAAAGAAGTTGAAAAACATATGAAAGCACTTGGCTTTCCTTACTCCAAAAAAGAGATTGAACAATTAAAAGATATGACTGAGATGGATGCCCTTGTAGCATACCTGCAAACCATAGGCACAGCTGTTGCAAAGAAAAATATAGTCACTTTCGATGAGTCAATGGTTGAAGAAACAAGCCCGCTTGCCGGGGTGCCTGATGCGATCAAGGAAGGTAAAAAACTATATATGAGAGAATGTGCAGGTTGTCATGGCCAAAATGCAGAGGGCAACATAGGTGGCTCTTTAAGAGATTACGCAGAGGCTGAAATGCCTGACAAGGATACATTTCTAACAGTAGCAAATGGGATTGAAGAGGCTATGCCAGGTTTTGCCAATAAGCTCACTAAAAAACAGATCTGGTCCCTTGTTGAGTTTATAAAAAGCCTAAAACCTAAAAACTAA
- a CDS encoding cbb3-type cytochrome c oxidase N-terminal domain-containing protein yields MYNEEFDNLETFEREDTKNKLPIAWVILFVGLIIFGIYYVIAYTPAISGWSQEKAYLESIQKK; encoded by the coding sequence ATGTACAACGAAGAATTTGACAACTTGGAAACATTTGAAAGAGAAGATACAAAAAATAAGTTGCCAATCGCCTGGGTAATACTTTTTGTGGGGTTAATAATTTTTGGCATATATTACGTGATTGCCTACACTCCAGCAATAAGCGGCTGGTCACAAGAAAAGGCATATTTAGAATCGATTCAAAAAAAGTAA
- a CDS encoding CcoQ/FixQ family Cbb3-type cytochrome c oxidase assembly chaperone — MAGDLIAYLIFGITLVVLFVFIIFFYYSKKRHHKVESPKYKILEDDDE, encoded by the coding sequence ATGGCTGGTGATTTAATAGCTTATCTAATATTTGGAATTACATTAGTTGTCCTTTTTGTTTTTATAATTTTCTTTTACTACTCCAAAAAAAGGCATCATAAGGTTGAATCTCCAAAATACAAAATCTTAGAAGATGATGATGAATAG
- a CDS encoding 4Fe-4S dicluster domain-containing protein: MLYFIPPEQFIHSFNKVTFYFLLFIAAIIFLDLLLVRYRFCATICPYSMLQSVLIDNNTLVIAMDPDRKNECINCLRCVKICPTGIDIRNGLNSACIACAKCIDECSKTMTKLNKTTLIDYRYGIQNKPRFLRTNIVILSAISAIFLAIFIFSMSRLNNLQVEIIPNNHFQPRYTNNFAINSYNFIFENNSNKEINTELSIKNLDRYYILPTNNFIIPPSERISKIIYIKIPKLLLENKHFLNLDVSIKLKNSDKIISKTISFRKPITRRGKKR; the protein is encoded by the coding sequence TTGTTGTATTTCATACCTCCTGAGCAGTTTATACATTCATTTAACAAAGTCACTTTCTATTTTCTACTATTTATCGCTGCAATAATTTTTCTTGATTTACTGCTCGTAAGATACAGGTTCTGCGCAACAATATGCCCATACTCAATGCTTCAATCAGTTCTTATAGACAACAACACACTTGTCATTGCCATGGATCCTGACAGAAAAAATGAATGTATAAACTGCTTAAGATGTGTAAAGATATGTCCCACTGGAATTGATATCAGAAATGGTTTGAACTCAGCATGTATAGCATGTGCCAAGTGCATAGATGAATGTTCAAAGACAATGACAAAACTTAACAAAACCACTTTAATTGATTATCGATACGGCATTCAAAACAAACCAAGGTTTTTAAGAACAAACATCGTAATTTTATCTGCGATTTCAGCAATTTTTCTAGCAATATTCATTTTTTCAATGTCAAGATTGAACAACTTGCAGGTTGAAATTATCCCAAACAACCACTTTCAACCAAGATACACCAACAATTTTGCGATAAACTCCTACAACTTCATATTTGAAAACAACAGCAACAAAGAAATAAATACAGAGCTTTCAATAAAGAATTTAGACAGGTATTACATTCTTCCAACAAACAACTTTATTATACCACCTTCAGAAAGAATCAGTAAAATTATCTATATAAAGATACCAAAATTACTGCTGGAAAATAAGCATTTTTTAAACTTAGACGTTTCAATCAAGCTAAAAAATTCTGATAAAATCATATCCAAAACAATAAGTTTTAGAAAACCAATAACAAGGCGAGGAAAAAAGAGATGA
- the ccoS gene encoding cbb3-type cytochrome oxidase assembly protein CcoS produces MSSLFILIPISLLLGFAALFLFLWAGKTNQFDDIEGPKYRILDDDDE; encoded by the coding sequence ATGAGCTCACTTTTTATACTAATTCCGATAAGTCTTTTACTGGGTTTTGCAGCATTATTCCTTTTTTTGTGGGCAGGAAAAACAAATCAGTTTGACGACATAGAAGGCCCAAAATACAGAATTTTAGACGATGACGACGAATAA
- a CDS encoding heavy metal translocating P-type ATPase: MTTNNIVVCKHCLLKINKNAAIKEEIDGETVYFCCAGCKNVYHILKEGGFESFYEKRKNYKPGPPPEVTVTEDLFIEDIKELDDEYEIELLLTNIRCASCIWLIEKYLQKLSGITYIRVNYATHKAKIRWKKEKTTLREIINKIQSIGYCPLPASHTSTDNILANEKKDYFYRFSIAAFFTMQIMIYSFALYAGYFQGIDPELKHLFQIIVWILATPVVFYSGWPFMKNTLLFLKQRKFNMDTLVFLSSFTAYVYSVIAIFNGKEVYFDTSSMIITLILLGRFIELDAKAKATRELSLLYSLQPKQIKLLNNFNLKDYLAGKIKPVITPLSNVTINSYIEVHPGETIPVDGKLISGETEVDESMLTGEALPVKKGDGTHVFAGTINLNSRIVIKATVHPKETVLSKIIDAVQQAQQSKIHIQTLAEKVIGIFVPAILLISFSTFIFWYYTYGATLTALMNAISVLAIACPCALGLATPLAILVAISNATKNGIIIKNGQILELLPKSKHFYFDKTGTLTIGKPEIIKIIPFGISEEDVLKYAASVERLSSHVLAKAVTSAYTGEFINIVKSKELPGKGVEASDGTNLYYVGNLNLMKEKNIHIDSTVLEIFEKYAKEGYLTIFVAKNDDILGLILLSDKIKQSASSVIKFLLAQKKKITVITGDNYFSAAKIVKTLGLNVNLITDITPLDKAKIIKHSKEMKELPAMIGDGINDAPALKEADISIAMGKGTDIAIESSDAVLLNSDIKLLIYFHKLSQKTMNIIKGNLFWAFSYNIIAIPLAVSGKIHPIISAASMSISSLFVVFNSLRIKLLKADTRVDKESTHS; the protein is encoded by the coding sequence ATGACGACGAATAATATTGTAGTCTGCAAACACTGCTTACTAAAAATCAATAAAAATGCAGCTATCAAAGAAGAAATCGATGGTGAAACCGTCTATTTTTGCTGTGCTGGATGCAAAAACGTTTATCATATATTGAAAGAAGGTGGTTTTGAATCATTCTATGAAAAGAGAAAAAATTACAAACCTGGTCCACCACCAGAAGTCACTGTAACAGAAGATTTATTCATTGAAGACATTAAAGAACTGGATGACGAATATGAAATAGAACTGTTATTAACAAACATAAGGTGTGCTTCATGCATATGGCTCATTGAAAAATATCTGCAAAAATTATCAGGAATCACCTACATCAGGGTCAATTATGCCACTCATAAAGCCAAAATAAGATGGAAAAAAGAAAAAACAACGCTAAGAGAAATCATAAACAAAATTCAATCCATAGGTTACTGCCCGCTACCAGCATCCCACACATCCACAGATAATATTCTTGCAAACGAAAAAAAAGATTATTTCTACCGTTTTAGTATTGCAGCATTTTTCACAATGCAAATAATGATCTATTCTTTTGCTCTCTATGCCGGATATTTTCAAGGGATTGACCCAGAACTCAAACATCTATTTCAAATAATTGTCTGGATACTTGCCACCCCTGTGGTTTTTTATTCTGGCTGGCCATTCATGAAAAACACCCTGCTTTTCCTAAAACAACGAAAATTTAATATGGATACCTTAGTGTTTCTAAGCTCTTTCACCGCTTACGTATATAGCGTAATAGCAATATTTAACGGCAAAGAAGTTTATTTTGACACATCTTCGATGATTATTACCCTGATTTTGCTTGGAAGATTCATAGAGCTAGATGCCAAAGCCAAAGCTACGAGAGAACTGTCACTTCTTTACTCTCTACAACCAAAACAGATAAAACTTTTAAACAATTTTAACTTAAAAGACTACCTTGCCGGTAAAATAAAACCTGTAATTACACCTCTCTCAAATGTTACGATAAACAGCTACATTGAAGTGCATCCAGGAGAAACAATCCCGGTGGATGGAAAGCTAATTTCAGGTGAAACAGAGGTTGACGAGTCTATGCTGACTGGAGAAGCATTGCCTGTGAAAAAGGGAGATGGTACACATGTCTTTGCTGGCACAATCAATCTAAATAGCAGAATTGTTATCAAAGCAACTGTTCATCCAAAGGAAACAGTACTTTCAAAAATCATCGATGCCGTCCAACAAGCCCAGCAATCCAAGATTCATATACAAACACTGGCCGAAAAAGTAATAGGTATTTTTGTCCCAGCAATTCTGCTCATAAGTTTTTCAACATTTATATTTTGGTATTACACTTACGGTGCCACTTTAACTGCACTGATGAATGCAATTTCTGTGCTTGCAATAGCATGTCCATGTGCACTTGGTCTTGCAACACCACTTGCCATTTTGGTTGCTATCTCAAATGCTACAAAAAACGGTATCATCATCAAAAATGGACAAATTCTGGAACTTTTACCCAAGTCAAAACACTTTTATTTCGATAAGACCGGCACTCTAACCATAGGAAAGCCAGAAATTATCAAAATCATCCCCTTTGGTATATCAGAAGAAGATGTGCTTAAATATGCAGCATCTGTTGAAAGGTTATCTTCTCATGTTCTGGCAAAAGCTGTAACCTCTGCCTACACTGGAGAATTCATCAATATTGTTAAAAGTAAAGAACTTCCAGGAAAGGGAGTAGAAGCCAGCGACGGCACTAATTTATACTATGTGGGCAACTTAAACCTTATGAAAGAAAAGAATATACACATTGACAGCACTGTCTTAGAAATATTTGAAAAATATGCCAAAGAAGGTTATCTGACCATCTTCGTTGCAAAAAATGATGACATACTGGGATTAATACTTCTTTCAGATAAAATAAAACAAAGTGCTTCATCAGTAATAAAATTTTTACTGGCCCAGAAAAAGAAAATCACGGTAATAACTGGAGACAATTACTTTTCAGCTGCCAAAATAGTCAAAACCTTAGGGTTAAATGTCAATCTAATAACTGATATAACCCCACTTGATAAAGCCAAAATAATTAAACATTCAAAAGAAATGAAAGAACTACCTGCCATGATAGGAGATGGCATAAATGATGCCCCCGCTTTAAAAGAAGCAGATATTAGTATAGCCATGGGTAAAGGCACAGACATTGCAATTGAGAGCTCAGACGCAGTGCTTTTGAACAGTGACATAAAACTCTTGATTTACTTTCATAAACTTTCACAAAAAACAATGAACATCATCAAAGGTAATCTCTTCTGGGCTTTCTCTTACAACATAATTGCCATACCTCTTGCGGTAAGCGGCAAAATACACCCCATTATCTCTGCCGCATCAATGAGTATAAGCTCCTTGTTTGTTGTTTTTAATTCACTGAGAATAAAACTCTTAAAAGCTGATACCAGAGTAGATAAAGAATCCACCCATAGCTAA
- a CDS encoding sulfite exporter TauE/SafE family protein has protein sequence MNLIELFSFFSLGFFGGFGHCIAMCHPFVLYTSSRFANGQIGYWNLLKPHFFYNFGRVITYSILGFVAGIFGGIVNIAGGLIGVQKISAVVAGSFLIVYAFLTLVGKNFIGKFEDKIVGNNVMSLLKKIQPSSPFALGLVLGLLPCGLLYSALIGSASKGSIFFSIMAMILFGFGTTFAMMVAAVFGNFIMRNKIIFNFVSVIVMLAMGGFFIYSGISF, from the coding sequence ATGAATTTGATTGAGCTTTTCAGCTTTTTTAGTCTTGGTTTTTTTGGAGGTTTTGGTCACTGCATTGCCATGTGTCATCCTTTTGTGCTTTACACTTCAAGCAGGTTTGCAAATGGCCAGATTGGTTATTGGAATTTACTGAAGCCTCATTTTTTCTATAATTTTGGCCGAGTGATAACCTATTCGATTTTAGGGTTTGTTGCAGGTATCTTTGGTGGCATTGTAAATATTGCAGGAGGCCTTATTGGTGTGCAAAAGATTTCTGCTGTTGTAGCAGGTTCTTTTTTGATTGTTTATGCGTTTTTGACACTTGTTGGAAAGAATTTTATAGGAAAATTTGAAGATAAAATTGTTGGTAATAATGTTATGAGCTTATTGAAGAAAATTCAGCCTTCCAGTCCTTTTGCATTGGGATTGGTACTTGGATTACTGCCATGTGGATTACTATACAGTGCTCTGATTGGTTCTGCATCAAAGGGGAGCATTTTTTTTAGCATTATGGCAATGATACTCTTTGGATTTGGCACCACATTTGCGATGATGGTTGCTGCTGTATTTGGCAACTTTATAATGCGAAATAAGATTATTTTTAATTTTGTGAGTGTGATTGTAATGTTAGCTATGGGTGGATTCTTTATCTACTCTGGTATCAGCTTTTAA
- a CDS encoding sensor histidine kinase: protein MNKKFDIKMLYIPGGYLPFFLTVIGTAIVSYFHFNLPYKASVIHYTHYYFFYLIVIYGAVKFGILGGILFSMVLSSIYNFDVYLNLFRLPHYLIKPFIEVLMIYTVGLLTGVLSQKLYNENLKLKMLTEELQESLELLRKNTEEKLKMEREIAKSDRLRVLGQLSAGIAHEIRNPLAAIKTAANMLKNGKYKEETLQIIIKEIDRLNEFLERFLQYAKFGKRFNEKINIKIFIDEIMDFVKLINKDYPNVQVNTNIALNENVFIQGDLNYLKQAFINIFANSFEELKSVDKGQIDFSVKVEDGKIKFIIKDNGKGFENDNLEKVFEPFYTTKNDGTGLGLTITHKIIKEHGGSIIIENDNGAKITIELEVLENENSTN from the coding sequence ATGAATAAAAAGTTTGATATTAAAATGCTTTACATCCCTGGTGGGTATCTACCGTTTTTTCTCACTGTTATTGGTACTGCAATTGTAAGCTATTTTCATTTTAACTTACCTTATAAAGCAAGTGTTATTCATTACACTCATTATTACTTCTTCTATCTTATTGTCATTTATGGAGCAGTTAAATTTGGAATACTTGGTGGAATCCTCTTTTCTATGGTTCTTTCATCCATTTACAACTTTGATGTCTATCTTAATCTTTTTCGATTGCCACACTATTTAATAAAGCCATTTATAGAAGTGTTGATGATTTACACTGTTGGATTGTTAACAGGCGTTTTGTCCCAAAAACTCTACAATGAAAACTTAAAACTTAAAATGCTGACAGAAGAGCTGCAAGAATCCCTTGAACTACTAAGAAAGAACACAGAAGAAAAATTAAAAATGGAACGAGAAATAGCCAAAAGTGATAGACTTAGGGTGCTTGGTCAATTAAGCGCAGGAATTGCGCATGAAATAAGAAATCCTTTAGCAGCAATAAAAACAGCTGCTAACATGTTAAAAAATGGTAAATATAAAGAAGAAACTTTACAGATTATTATAAAGGAAATCGACAGGCTAAATGAATTTTTAGAGCGGTTTTTACAATATGCTAAATTTGGAAAACGATTTAATGAAAAAATAAATATCAAAATTTTTATTGATGAAATTATGGATTTTGTAAAATTGATAAATAAAGACTATCCTAATGTTCAGGTTAATACAAATATTGCGCTTAATGAAAACGTGTTTATTCAGGGTGACTTAAACTATTTAAAACAAGCTTTTATAAATATATTTGCAAACTCATTTGAGGAGTTAAAATCTGTAGATAAAGGACAAATCGATTTTTCTGTCAAAGTTGAAGATGGAAAAATAAAATTTATCATTAAAGATAATGGTAAAGGCTTTGAAAATGATAACCTTGAAAAAGTTTTTGAACCCTTCTACACAACAAAAAATGATGGTACAGGTCTTGGCTTAACTATAACTCACAAAATTATCAAAGAACATGGTGGATCAATTATTATAGAAAACGACAATGGTGCTAAAATTACCATAGAGTTAGAGGTTTTAGAAAATGAAAATTCTACTAATTGA
- a CDS encoding sigma-54-dependent transcriptional regulator, whose product MKILLIEDNVSLATLMKMMLEDAGYDVVHKDDGLEGLKTFEKDKFDIVITDIRLPGVDGYTILENIISKNTNIPIIIITAYGNIPDAVKAIKSGAFDYITKPFDNEEFLITVEKAAKYKMLKDENSNLKEILKNSFNVEIIGKSNAMKKVLNLAETVAPTNAPVLLVGESGTGKELIAKKIHLLSSRADKPFIAINCAAIPENLFESELFGHKKGSFTGAHKDKKGKIAEANKGTIFLDEIGEMPLNIQAKILRFLQEGEIEPVGETKAIKVDVRVIAATNRDLKSLVDKGDFREDLFYRLNVFPINLPPLRERKEDIPELINYFKTKYGFKNTKISEETLKKLKNYDWPGNIRELENLIYRLCIMAQNGIVTDDLLPPEIGDNIAKCFDLNLPDDKLDLQQLEKTLILKALNKFNGNKSKTADYLCLPRHVLLYRLEKFNIKD is encoded by the coding sequence ATGAAAATTCTACTAATTGAAGATAATGTATCATTAGCCACTTTGATGAAAATGATGCTTGAAGATGCTGGTTATGATGTTGTTCATAAAGACGATGGGCTTGAAGGTTTAAAAACTTTTGAAAAAGATAAGTTTGACATCGTAATAACTGATATAAGGCTACCTGGAGTAGATGGATACACAATATTAGAAAATATTATCTCCAAAAATACAAATATCCCTATAATTATTATAACTGCTTATGGGAATATACCTGATGCTGTTAAAGCTATTAAATCAGGAGCTTTTGATTACATAACTAAACCTTTTGATAATGAAGAATTCCTGATAACGGTTGAAAAAGCTGCAAAATATAAAATGCTAAAAGATGAAAATTCAAATCTCAAAGAAATTTTAAAAAACTCATTTAATGTGGAAATAATAGGAAAAAGCAATGCTATGAAAAAGGTTTTGAATTTAGCTGAAACCGTTGCACCCACAAATGCACCTGTACTGCTCGTTGGAGAGAGTGGTACTGGTAAGGAGTTGATAGCTAAAAAAATTCATTTGTTAAGCAGCAGAGCTGACAAACCATTTATTGCAATTAACTGCGCAGCCATCCCAGAAAATTTATTCGAAAGTGAGCTCTTTGGTCATAAAAAAGGATCTTTTACTGGTGCCCATAAAGACAAAAAAGGTAAAATTGCTGAAGCAAACAAAGGGACAATTTTCCTTGATGAAATAGGGGAAATGCCTCTTAATATCCAAGCAAAAATTTTAAGGTTTTTACAGGAAGGAGAAATTGAACCAGTTGGAGAGACCAAAGCTATTAAAGTAGATGTGAGAGTAATTGCTGCAACAAACAGAGACCTCAAATCTCTAGTAGATAAAGGAGATTTTAGAGAAGATTTATTTTACAGATTAAACGTCTTCCCAATAAACCTTCCACCATTAAGAGAAAGAAAAGAGGATATACCCGAACTTATAAATTATTTTAAGACTAAATATGGATTTAAAAATACAAAGATTAGTGAAGAAACATTAAAAAAATTAAAAAATTATGACTGGCCTGGCAACATTAGAGAACTTGAAAATCTAATATATAGATTATGTATAATGGCTCAAAATGGAATTGTTACAGATGATTTACTCCCTCCTGAAATCGGAGACAATATAGCAAAATGTTTCGATTTAAATCTGCCTGACGATAAACTTGATTTACAACAGTTAGAAAAAACATTGATTCTTAAAGCACTTAACAAGTTCAATGGGAATAAAAGTAAAACTGCTGATTATCTCTGTTTACCAAGGCATGTCTTATTATATCGACTTGAAAAATTCAATATCAAAGACTAA
- a CDS encoding SoxR reducing system RseC family protein, translated as MSSKYVLHKARVIKIKPDGKAVLKVMRSSACGSCDDNQSCCSTGDNYTFIEVKCLEDLKEGETVNVGLKKNSFYSSIFMIYIVPVFLALFTAAITSSLSANDNILTPVATVVVIVLYFIFFKKVYKSKELEYKVFKIN; from the coding sequence ATGAGCAGTAAATATGTTTTGCATAAGGCTCGAGTTATAAAAATTAAGCCTGATGGGAAGGCAGTTTTGAAAGTAATGAGAAGTTCAGCATGTGGTTCTTGTGATGATAATCAGTCCTGTTGCTCTACAGGGGATAATTATACATTTATTGAGGTAAAATGTTTAGAAGATCTTAAAGAGGGTGAGACTGTAAATGTTGGTTTGAAAAAGAATAGCTTTTACAGCTCAATATTTATGATTTACATCGTTCCTGTGTTTTTGGCATTATTTACTGCAGCTATAACATCATCACTGAGTGCTAATGATAATATACTGACACCAGTAGCAACAGTTGTAGTTATTGTTTTATATTTTATATTTTTTAAAAAAGTGTATAAGAGTAAAGAGTTAGAGTATAAGGTGTTTAAAATAAACTAA
- a CDS encoding heme lyase CcmF/NrfE family subunit: MTFIGTSSLVIALLFCIYALICLVVGIENKNSKLLLSGRGATLSVAFLSIVASLILIYFLITGNYQIKYVYQYTNKDLPIFYKFAAFWAGNAGSLMLWTLLLTIYTAVIAFPLKRVFNKYLAYAVIVLLMINIFFLSVLIFITNPFELLPVKPADGNGLNPLLQNPGMVFHPLTLYLGYVGFTVPFAFAMSALITKKVDDWWIKTTRRWTVWAWLFLSLGNLFGAQWAYVELGWGGYWAWDPVENSSFMPWLTATAFVHSIIIQERKNMLKIWNMFLIIATYLLTIFGTFLTRSGVYASVHSFSDSSLGSVFLSYIILLAALSLGLIFHRLKLLKEQRSFESYISKESSFLFNNLLLVGGAFAVFWGTNFPIISEAIRGVKVTVSVPWYNQVMSPILLGVILLIGICPLIAWHKSSYENFKNNFLIPTILSIIFAVIGYYFIFSKKLYATIGFTISFFALITTIQEFVKGVRVRRKVVNEGYLVSLWRLISKNRRRYGGYIVHIGTILIAVGIIGSNAYKIEKEVRVKLGDEIAINDYTMKYKGLEMTKEGSNQIVFAKLKVKKNGKSIGILKPEKVFYKTWDQPSTEVAIYSTLKEDLYVALAGWINNGKYVDLMIHINPLVIWIWIGGYILIIGSIIALWPGKGAQLNPKYIL; encoded by the coding sequence ATGACCTTTATTGGAACCAGTTCATTGGTAATAGCTTTGTTATTTTGCATTTACGCATTAATTTGCTTAGTGGTAGGGATAGAAAACAAAAATTCAAAACTTTTATTAAGTGGTAGAGGAGCAACCTTATCGGTTGCTTTTCTATCAATAGTAGCTTCTTTAATACTAATTTACTTTTTAATTACAGGCAATTATCAAATAAAATACGTCTATCAATATACAAACAAAGATTTACCCATTTTTTACAAATTTGCTGCTTTTTGGGCTGGAAACGCAGGCTCTTTGATGCTTTGGACGCTTCTTCTTACAATATATACTGCTGTTATAGCATTCCCTTTAAAAAGAGTGTTTAATAAGTATTTGGCATACGCTGTCATAGTGTTATTGATGATAAACATCTTTTTCTTAAGTGTATTAATATTCATAACAAATCCTTTTGAACTCCTACCTGTAAAACCTGCAGATGGAAATGGATTAAATCCTTTATTGCAAAATCCAGGAATGGTTTTTCACCCTCTTACCTTGTATCTTGGATATGTCGGATTTACTGTACCATTCGCTTTTGCAATGTCAGCTCTGATAACCAAAAAGGTTGATGACTGGTGGATTAAAACTACAAGAAGATGGACAGTTTGGGCATGGTTGTTTCTAAGCCTTGGCAATTTGTTTGGAGCACAGTGGGCTTATGTAGAATTAGGCTGGGGCGGCTACTGGGCATGGGACCCTGTAGAAAACTCCTCTTTTATGCCATGGTTGACTGCTACAGCTTTTGTACATTCCATCATAATTCAAGAAAGAAAAAATATGCTGAAAATTTGGAATATGTTTTTGATCATCGCAACTTATTTGTTAACTATCTTCGGTACATTTTTAACAAGAAGTGGAGTATATGCATCAGTACATTCTTTTTCTGATTCATCTTTAGGCTCTGTATTTCTTAGCTATATAATATTGCTTGCAGCTTTATCTTTAGGATTAATATTTCACCGTTTAAAACTTTTAAAAGAGCAACGTTCTTTTGAATCGTATATTTCTAAAGAAAGTAGCTTCCTATTTAACAACCTGTTGCTTGTTGGCGGTGCATTTGCAGTTTTCTGGGGAACGAACTTTCCTATTATTTCTGAAGCCATTCGTGGTGTAAAAGTTACTGTAAGTGTTCCATGGTACAATCAGGTAATGAGCCCCATACTTCTGGGAGTAATTTTACTTATAGGAATATGCCCATTGATTGCTTGGCATAAATCATCTTATGAAAATTTTAAGAACAATTTTTTGATCCCCACAATACTAAGTATAATTTTTGCAGTAATAGGTTACTATTTTATCTTTTCTAAAAAACTTTACGCAACCATCGGATTCACAATATCATTTTTCGCATTGATCACAACTATACAAGAATTTGTTAAAGGTGTTAGAGTTAGAAGAAAAGTTGTTAATGAAGGATACCTTGTATCTCTATGGCGCTTAATTTCTAAAAACAGAAGAAGATATGGTGGCTATATAGTTCATATAGGCACAATTCTTATTGCTGTGGGTATCATTGGTTCAAATGCCTACAAAATTGAAAAAGAAGTAAGAGTAAAACTTGGTGATGAGATTGCAATAAACGACTACACAATGAAGTACAAAGGGTTAGAAATGACCAAAGAAGGTAGTAATCAAATAGTCTTTGCAAAACTTAAAGTGAAAAAAAATGGAAAAAGTATTGGCATTCTCAAGCCTGAGAAAGTGTTTTATAAAACATGGGACCAACCCTCAACAGAAGTAGCTATCTATTCTACATTGAAAGAAGACCTCTATGTAGCACTTGCTGGCTGGATAAATAATGGCAAGTATGTTGACTTAATGATCCATATCAATCCATTAGTTATATGGATCTGGATTGGTGGATATATTTTAATAATCGGTTCAATTATAGCCTTGTGGCCTGGAAAAGGGGCCCAACTCAATCCAAAATATATTCTGTGA